The following coding sequences lie in one uncultured Mailhella sp. genomic window:
- a CDS encoding iron-containing alcohol dehydrogenase, with product MNNFVFNTPTRVVFGRGAEKEVGGLVREYGGSRVLIHFGGGSAERSGLLGRIRDSLKEAGVSWVELGGVVPNPRLSKIHEGIALGRREGVDFILAVGGGSVIDSAKAIGYGLANEGEVWDFFDKKRKATACAPIGAVLTIAAAGSEMSSSCVVTREEGWIKRGYSSEYSRPRFAVMNPELTLTLSPWQTASGCVDILMHTMERYFHRSGGMEITDGIAEALLKTVMKNALILRDDPSNYDARAEVMWAGSLSHNGLTGCGTDGGDWASHKIEHEVSGLFDVSHGAGLAAVWGSWARYAYPADAARFARFAHMVMGVSGAGTHEEMAEKGIAAMENFFRAIHMPTSLSELGVHPTEEQIRDMAEKCHRGIGGPVGVIRPLGVDDLINIYHMAM from the coding sequence GTGAATAATTTTGTGTTCAATACCCCTACCAGGGTGGTTTTCGGCAGAGGCGCGGAAAAGGAAGTCGGCGGACTGGTGCGTGAATACGGCGGCAGCCGCGTGCTGATTCACTTCGGCGGCGGCAGCGCGGAGCGTTCCGGGCTTCTGGGGCGCATTCGCGATTCTTTGAAGGAGGCGGGCGTCAGCTGGGTGGAGCTCGGCGGAGTGGTGCCGAATCCGCGTCTTTCCAAGATTCATGAGGGCATTGCGCTCGGCCGCCGCGAGGGCGTGGATTTCATTCTGGCCGTGGGCGGCGGCAGCGTCATTGATTCGGCCAAGGCCATAGGCTACGGCCTGGCCAACGAAGGCGAGGTGTGGGACTTCTTTGACAAGAAGCGCAAGGCCACCGCCTGCGCTCCCATCGGCGCGGTGCTGACCATCGCCGCCGCGGGCAGCGAAATGAGTTCTTCCTGCGTGGTGACCCGCGAGGAGGGCTGGATAAAGAGGGGCTATTCCAGCGAATATTCCCGTCCGCGCTTTGCCGTGATGAATCCCGAGCTTACGCTCACGCTTTCGCCCTGGCAGACGGCCTCGGGCTGCGTGGACATTCTCATGCATACCATGGAGCGGTATTTTCACCGCAGCGGCGGCATGGAGATTACCGACGGCATTGCCGAAGCGCTGCTCAAGACGGTGATGAAGAATGCGCTCATTCTCCGGGACGATCCCTCGAACTACGACGCGCGCGCCGAGGTCATGTGGGCGGGCAGTCTGTCGCACAACGGCCTGACGGGCTGCGGAACGGACGGCGGCGACTGGGCGTCCCACAAGATAGAGCATGAAGTGAGCGGCCTGTTCGACGTGTCTCACGGGGCGGGACTGGCGGCTGTGTGGGGAAGCTGGGCCCGGTATGCGTATCCTGCGGACGCGGCGCGCTTTGCCCGTTTTGCGCATATGGTCATGGGGGTGAGCGGCGCCGGAACCCATGAGGAAATGGCGGAAAAGGGCATTGCAGCCATGGAGAATTTTTTCCGGGCCATTCACATGCCCACGTCGCTTTCGGAGCTCGGCGTGCATCCCACGGAAGAACAGATCCGAGACATGGCTGAAAAATGCCATCGCGGCATAGGCGGCCCGGTGGGCGTGATTCGTCCGCTGGGTGTGGACGATCTGATAAATATCTATCATATGGCCATGTAG
- the lpxD gene encoding UDP-3-O-(3-hydroxymyristoyl)glucosamine N-acyltransferase: protein MPNPSFKLSEIAEKLGVRLALKEPDDDIVITGINTLEEAGPTELSFLANPKYVSQLATTKAGAVIVRPEHESDVARALVTDNPYPMFAQALTLFVKPQGSFTGVSHMACIHPEAELGEDCTVYPFCYIGPRTKIGKGCVLFPGCYIGEDCELGEGCILYPRAVLMAGTKLGRACVLQPGVVIGGEGFGFVRTAEGIRKVPQIGHVELGDHVEVGANTTIDRAALSATLIDNGTCIDNLVMVGHNVHIGKDCLIVSQVGISGSTHVGDNVTMAGQAGISGHLHIGSNSTIGPQAGVAKNISEGQVVGGSPTMDYNTYLRNATLMPKLPELFKRVARLEKEMGHKPMASDKTDRSLVAMWNRWMSMMHHR from the coding sequence ATGCCCAATCCTTCGTTCAAGCTTTCCGAAATTGCAGAAAAGCTCGGTGTGAGACTGGCTCTCAAGGAGCCTGACGACGACATCGTCATTACCGGGATCAACACGCTGGAAGAAGCCGGCCCTACGGAGCTGAGCTTTCTGGCCAACCCCAAGTATGTTTCACAGCTGGCCACCACAAAAGCCGGGGCCGTCATCGTGCGGCCCGAACATGAGAGCGACGTCGCCCGCGCGCTTGTGACGGATAATCCCTATCCCATGTTTGCGCAGGCGCTGACGCTGTTCGTCAAGCCGCAGGGCAGCTTCACGGGCGTGAGCCATATGGCCTGCATTCATCCGGAGGCCGAGCTTGGCGAGGATTGCACCGTCTATCCGTTCTGTTACATCGGCCCCCGCACCAAAATCGGCAAAGGATGCGTGCTCTTTCCCGGCTGCTACATCGGAGAGGATTGCGAGCTGGGTGAGGGATGCATTCTGTATCCCCGTGCGGTGCTCATGGCCGGAACCAAACTCGGCAGGGCGTGCGTGCTGCAGCCCGGCGTCGTGATAGGCGGCGAGGGCTTCGGCTTCGTGCGCACTGCGGAAGGAATCCGCAAGGTGCCGCAGATAGGTCATGTGGAACTCGGCGATCATGTGGAAGTGGGCGCCAACACCACCATCGACCGCGCTGCGCTCAGCGCCACGCTCATCGACAACGGCACCTGCATCGACAATCTGGTCATGGTGGGCCACAACGTGCATATCGGCAAGGATTGCCTCATCGTTTCGCAGGTGGGCATTTCGGGCTCCACGCACGTGGGCGACAACGTGACCATGGCCGGGCAGGCCGGCATTTCCGGACATCTGCACATCGGCAGCAATTCAACCATCGGGCCGCAGGCCGGCGTTGCCAAGAACATTTCCGAAGGGCAGGTCGTCGGCGGCTCCCCCACCATGGACTATAATACCTACCTGCGCAACGCAACGCTCATGCCCAAGCTTCCTGAGCTGTTCAAGCGCGTGGCCAGGCTCGAAAAGGAAATGGGCCACAAGCCCATGGCCAGCGACAAGACGGACCGCTCCCTGGTGGCCATGTGGAATCGCTGGATGTCCATGATGCATCATCGTTGA
- a CDS encoding DMT family transporter, which translates to MVFSPRMVMLLLVVCYALWGGGMIAMKYAFESFTVLHVVYARVAFAALFYLALFPKWRHMPYEKGDWKYLLLLVMFEPCLFFLCETFSMKYTTASQGGVIAACFPLCTAVAAWLFLKEKLTKRTVLAIVLAVIGVAGSSYFAEGDAKASNPLLGNLLMFGAVLSSTGYAVCARFIARRYSFLSISAIQAIGGAIAFSPFLLTSSLPQNVTLPALGGLLYMGIGVGILAYMLLNLSLKHLEAGIVSLFGNLIPMFTLIFAYVLLGERLNVPQVLCVALALSGVVISSTEKKS; encoded by the coding sequence ATGGTGTTCTCGCCCAGAATGGTCATGCTGCTGCTTGTGGTCTGCTACGCGCTGTGGGGCGGCGGCATGATCGCCATGAAGTACGCGTTCGAGTCCTTCACGGTTCTGCATGTGGTTTATGCCCGAGTGGCCTTTGCCGCGCTGTTCTATCTTGCGCTTTTTCCCAAGTGGCGGCACATGCCCTATGAAAAGGGCGACTGGAAATATCTGCTGCTCCTGGTCATGTTCGAGCCGTGCCTGTTTTTCTTGTGCGAGACGTTTTCCATGAAGTACACCACGGCCTCGCAGGGCGGCGTCATCGCGGCGTGCTTTCCGCTATGCACGGCGGTGGCGGCGTGGCTCTTCCTGAAGGAAAAGCTTACGAAGCGCACCGTGCTCGCCATTGTTCTGGCCGTGATCGGCGTGGCCGGCTCCTCGTACTTTGCCGAAGGCGACGCCAAGGCCTCCAATCCTCTGCTCGGCAACCTGCTCATGTTCGGCGCCGTGCTTTCCTCCACCGGTTACGCGGTGTGCGCGCGCTTCATCGCCCGCCGTTATTCCTTCCTCAGCATTTCCGCCATTCAGGCCATCGGCGGCGCCATTGCATTCTCGCCGTTTCTGCTCACCTCGTCGCTGCCGCAGAACGTCACGCTGCCCGCGCTCGGCGGTCTGCTGTACATGGGCATCGGCGTGGGAATCCTGGCCTATATGCTGCTCAATCTTTCGCTCAAGCATCTGGAAGCGGGCATCGTGTCGCTGTTCGGCAATCTCATTCCCATGTTCACCCTGATTTTCGCCTACGTTCTTCTCGGCGAAAGACTCAACGTTCCGCAGGTGCTCTGCGTGGCCCTTGCGCTTTCCGGCGTGGTCATTTCCTCCACGGAAAAGAAGAGCTGA
- the smpB gene encoding SsrA-binding protein SmpB: MADTPRIDNRKARQYYEFLEFFEAGIVLTGPEVKSIRAGQVSFGDSFVECREGEAFVVGMRIAPYDRGGYVLQDPDRDKKLLLHHREIHLLTTRIEQKGLTVVPTKIYFKQGKVKMEIALARGRKLHDQREELKRRAESRDMERELARR, from the coding sequence ATGGCCGACACGCCGCGCATCGACAACCGCAAAGCCCGTCAGTACTACGAATTTCTTGAATTTTTTGAAGCGGGCATCGTTCTTACCGGGCCGGAGGTAAAAAGCATCCGGGCCGGGCAGGTCAGCTTCGGCGACAGTTTCGTCGAGTGCCGCGAGGGCGAAGCCTTTGTCGTGGGCATGCGCATTGCTCCCTACGATCGCGGCGGCTACGTGCTGCAGGATCCCGACCGCGACAAAAAGCTCCTGCTTCATCACCGCGAAATTCATCTGCTCACCACTCGCATCGAGCAGAAGGGTCTCACCGTGGTTCCCACAAAAATCTACTTCAAGCAGGGCAAGGTCAAAATGGAAATTGCCCTCGCCCGGGGCCGCAAGCTGCACGATCAGCGCGAAGAGCTCAAACGCCGCGCCGAGTCCCGCGACATGGAACGCGAACTCGCGCGCCGCTAG
- the thrB gene encoding homoserine kinase translates to MTEPSSEQKNTSSLPSIPENGCITLIGMAGAGKTTVGRLVARSLDWAFVDCDHVIEAAFAASLQTVADAMSKEDFINVEAEIVGRLRLCRTVIATGGSVVYRASTMEHLASLGPVIYLEAPMNVVLERIARNPDRGLAIAPGQTVEDLFLEREALYRRYASFVVSSAGVSPAESARRALEMIARWYA, encoded by the coding sequence ATGACGGAACCTTCGTCCGAGCAGAAAAACACATCGTCTCTGCCTTCCATTCCTGAAAACGGCTGCATCACGCTCATAGGCATGGCCGGAGCGGGCAAAACCACGGTGGGCCGCCTTGTGGCGCGTTCGCTTGACTGGGCCTTCGTGGACTGCGACCACGTCATCGAAGCGGCGTTCGCCGCGTCTCTCCAGACCGTGGCCGACGCCATGAGCAAGGAAGACTTCATCAACGTCGAAGCCGAAATCGTGGGACGTCTGCGGCTGTGCCGCACGGTCATCGCCACGGGGGGCAGCGTGGTGTATCGCGCCTCCACCATGGAACACCTGGCCTCCCTGGGGCCCGTGATCTATCTTGAAGCGCCCATGAACGTGGTTCTTGAGCGCATCGCCCGCAATCCCGATCGCGGGCTGGCCATCGCTCCAGGGCAGACCGTGGAAGATCTCTTTCTTGAGCGCGAAGCTCTGTATCGCCGTTATGCCTCCTTTGTGGTGAGCTCGGCCGGGGTTTCTCCCGCAGAGAGCGCGCGCCGCGCTCTGGAAATGATTGCGCGCTGGTACGCTTAA
- a CDS encoding FAD-binding protein, translated as MNKYDCTLQTDVLVIGGGFSGTWAAIKAREHVNNVLMVDKGPRDWGGLGSMSGGDMIVKQPEFEASDLVDELTYYYDGLCEQDVLKEILELSYDRFMDLEKMGHRFYREDGVLQSIPQRGLDKMRYYFYHPYGKGGSHTTEVLNKRLQEMNVKRMGRVEITRLIKDGDRVVGAAGFHGQSGASILIHAKAVILAAHSGGWKGSYLLNTCAGEGSLLAYEAGATLRNMEFIENWNVPKLFAWEGQTGLLPHGARFLNGKGEDFMRRYSPKLGAKADPHYNVRGMAFEVLAGRGPIYFDTSTLSEKGIRDMTPTGGWMKLNDTKLKALGIDFFHQTTEWMSQVLTCFGGVKADKQGFTGVPGLYVAGRARSVTPGVYMGGWDSCLTATTGWIAGENAGLSAASQSETTFDESLALDALREDTAPLGREGVSPKDIVRKMQRLMSPIDVCILKTQDGLARSLSRLEAFRDEVVPLAGASDPHYLVKLTEARGMTLITEAFLRASLLRKESRAGHYRADFPHRDDTRGPAWINVRKGEHGMEASFDSVPLDRYPVKPYRYYMDNFNFPVCASATVSEKQN; from the coding sequence ATGAACAAGTACGACTGCACACTTCAGACCGACGTTCTGGTCATAGGCGGCGGCTTCTCGGGAACCTGGGCGGCCATCAAGGCCCGCGAACACGTGAACAACGTGCTCATGGTGGACAAGGGACCCCGCGACTGGGGCGGACTCGGCAGCATGTCCGGCGGCGACATGATCGTCAAGCAGCCCGAGTTTGAAGCTTCGGACCTCGTGGACGAACTTACCTACTACTACGACGGACTGTGCGAACAGGACGTGCTCAAGGAAATTCTGGAGCTCTCCTACGACCGCTTCATGGATCTGGAAAAAATGGGCCACCGCTTCTATCGCGAAGACGGCGTGCTCCAGTCCATTCCCCAGCGCGGTCTGGACAAGATGCGCTACTATTTCTACCACCCCTACGGCAAGGGCGGCAGCCACACCACCGAAGTGCTGAACAAGCGCCTTCAGGAGATGAACGTCAAGCGCATGGGCCGCGTGGAAATCACCCGCCTCATCAAGGACGGCGACCGCGTGGTCGGCGCCGCCGGCTTCCACGGCCAGAGCGGCGCGTCCATTCTCATTCACGCGAAGGCCGTCATTCTGGCCGCGCATTCCGGCGGCTGGAAGGGCTCGTATCTGCTCAACACCTGCGCGGGCGAAGGCAGCCTGCTGGCCTACGAGGCCGGCGCCACCCTGCGCAACATGGAATTCATTGAAAACTGGAACGTGCCCAAGCTCTTCGCCTGGGAAGGTCAGACCGGTCTGCTGCCGCACGGCGCGCGCTTCCTGAACGGCAAGGGCGAAGACTTCATGCGCCGCTACTCTCCCAAGCTGGGCGCCAAGGCCGACCCCCACTACAACGTGCGCGGCATGGCCTTTGAAGTGCTGGCGGGCCGCGGCCCCATCTACTTCGACACCAGCACCCTCAGCGAAAAGGGCATTCGCGACATGACGCCCACCGGCGGCTGGATGAAGCTCAACGACACCAAGCTCAAGGCGCTCGGCATCGACTTCTTCCATCAGACCACGGAATGGATGTCGCAGGTGCTCACCTGCTTCGGCGGCGTGAAGGCCGACAAGCAGGGCTTTACCGGCGTGCCCGGACTCTACGTGGCCGGCAGAGCGCGCAGCGTGACCCCGGGCGTGTACATGGGCGGCTGGGACAGCTGCCTCACCGCCACCACGGGCTGGATTGCCGGTGAAAACGCAGGTCTTAGCGCCGCCTCTCAGAGCGAAACCACCTTCGACGAATCCCTCGCCCTCGACGCCCTGCGCGAAGACACCGCGCCCCTCGGCAGAGAAGGCGTGTCGCCCAAGGACATCGTGCGCAAGATGCAGCGGCTCATGTCGCCCATCGACGTGTGCATCCTCAAGACGCAGGACGGTCTTGCCCGTTCGCTCTCCCGTCTGGAAGCCTTCCGCGACGAAGTCGTGCCCCTGGCCGGAGCCTCGGATCCCCACTATCTGGTCAAGCTCACCGAAGCGCGCGGCATGACCCTGATTACCGAAGCCTTCCTGCGCGCCTCCCTGCTGCGCAAGGAATCGCGCGCGGGCCACTACCGCGCCGACTTCCCCCACAGGGACGACACCCGCGGTCCGGCCTGGATCAACGTGCGCAAGGGCGAACACGGCATGGAAGCAAGCTTCGACTCCGTGCCTCTGGACCGCTACCCGGTCAAGCCCTACCGCTACTACATGGACAACTTCAACTTCCCGGTCTGCGCTTCCGCAACCGTCTCTGAAAAACAGAACTGA
- the lpxA gene encoding acyl-ACP--UDP-N-acetylglucosamine O-acyltransferase, translated as MAAPQIHPTAFVAPTAQIGEDVVIGPCAVIEDDVVIGARTRIDAFASIKRYTTMGEDNHVYSYAAVGGEPQDLKFHGEKSQLVIGNRNNIREFTTLHRGTESGGGITRVGDNNLLMAYVHVAHDCTVMNNVVMSNNATLAGHCFVDDNAIIGGLSAVHQFVRVGTHAFVGGMSGLAQDLPPWMLAVGNRATVQSPNIVGLRRAKASMELLSAFKQAYRMTWYSGIPRPDALMQLEAEYGHLPEIMGFIHFVRESKRGILPGDERKKIMDLA; from the coding sequence ATGGCAGCCCCTCAGATCCATCCGACCGCGTTTGTCGCACCTACGGCTCAGATAGGCGAAGACGTCGTCATCGGCCCGTGCGCCGTCATTGAAGACGACGTCGTCATAGGCGCGCGCACCCGCATCGACGCCTTTGCCTCCATCAAGCGCTATACCACCATGGGAGAAGACAACCACGTCTATTCCTACGCCGCCGTGGGCGGAGAACCCCAGGATCTGAAATTCCACGGCGAAAAGAGTCAGCTTGTCATCGGCAACAGGAACAACATCCGCGAGTTCACCACGCTCCACCGCGGCACGGAATCGGGCGGCGGCATTACCCGCGTGGGCGACAACAATCTGCTCATGGCCTACGTTCATGTGGCGCACGACTGCACGGTGATGAACAACGTGGTCATGTCCAACAACGCCACCCTCGCCGGACACTGCTTCGTGGACGACAACGCCATCATCGGCGGCCTGTCTGCGGTGCATCAGTTCGTGCGCGTGGGCACGCACGCCTTCGTGGGCGGCATGTCCGGCCTCGCGCAGGATCTTCCTCCGTGGATGCTGGCCGTGGGCAACCGGGCCACGGTGCAGTCGCCCAACATCGTGGGCCTGCGCCGCGCCAAGGCGTCCATGGAGCTGCTTTCCGCGTTCAAGCAGGCCTACCGCATGACGTGGTATTCCGGCATTCCCCGTCCGGACGCGCTCATGCAGCTGGAGGCCGAATACGGGCATCTGCCGGAGATCATGGGCTTCATTCACTTCGTGCGGGAAAGCAAGCGGGGCATTCTGCCCGGCGACGAGCGCAAGAAGATCATGGATCTTGCCTGA
- the rplM gene encoding 50S ribosomal protein L13: protein MKTFSPTPADIDRQWYLVDAEDQILGRLAAQIAHRLRGKHKPEFAPHMDNGDFIVVINCEKIRVTGTKMHDKLYYSHSGWVGGLKEISLEKLLASKPEEVLRKAVRGMLPKNRLGRAMLKKLKIYAGAEHPHAAQAPKPLTFEK, encoded by the coding sequence ATGAAAACTTTCAGCCCGACCCCGGCCGACATCGACCGTCAGTGGTATCTGGTTGACGCCGAAGATCAGATCCTTGGCCGTCTCGCCGCTCAGATCGCTCATCGTCTGCGCGGCAAGCACAAGCCTGAATTCGCTCCTCACATGGACAACGGCGATTTCATCGTTGTGATCAACTGCGAAAAGATTCGCGTGACCGGCACCAAGATGCACGACAAGCTCTACTACAGCCACTCCGGCTGGGTTGGCGGCCTCAAGGAAATCAGCCTCGAAAAGCTGCTTGCCTCCAAGCCTGAAGAAGTGCTCCGCAAGGCCGTTCGCGGCATGCTGCCCAAGAACCGTCTTGGCCGCGCCATGCTGAAGAAACTGAAGATTTACGCCGGCGCCGAACATCCTCACGCCGCTCAGGCCCCCAAGCCGCTGACTTTTGAGAAGTAG
- a CDS encoding SLC13 family permease: MSRSLALKWLSVLLAASLFYTLAPNDTYANLPLYLALTAVAVVIWVFDLLPAVFVSAALTFAYLITNLATPEVVFSPWTTVLIWTTFGAAIFGEAMDQTGLAKRVALRCMLLTGGTFRGMLIGFGVGGIILGLLLASGFARTVIFCAIGMGIIQALELDTKSRMSSLIMLGCFFASSAPTMQFLHTSESFIWAFQILLKAIGEHVDFWEYLSHMGLNNLLYIVLCFVALYLTRGSTRMPDETTLKQVLKKRMEELGPMSTAEKRLLVLALISVLGFMLEPFTGLNAVWILCLAALLCYMPGMGILNVNTFNNLNIMFLVFVAGCMAIGAVAGVVDANKWAVASIMPYLQGLPPTISVVCSYVAGTVANFLLTPFAATVAFTPAFGELGVQMGVNPLPLFYAFQLGLDQYFFPYEGVMFLYLFTTGCVTLRHILPALGLRTLLAGVLLVVVWIPYWNYIGLM, translated from the coding sequence ATGTCCAGAAGCCTTGCCTTGAAATGGCTCTCCGTTCTGCTGGCCGCCTCGCTGTTCTACACTCTGGCTCCGAACGACACCTACGCCAATCTTCCCCTGTATCTCGCTCTGACCGCCGTGGCCGTGGTCATCTGGGTCTTCGATCTGCTGCCCGCCGTGTTCGTGTCCGCGGCGCTCACCTTCGCCTATCTGATCACCAATCTCGCCACGCCGGAAGTCGTGTTCAGTCCCTGGACCACCGTGCTCATCTGGACCACCTTCGGCGCCGCCATCTTCGGCGAGGCCATGGATCAGACCGGTCTGGCCAAGCGCGTGGCCCTGCGCTGCATGCTTCTCACGGGCGGCACCTTCCGGGGCATGCTCATAGGCTTCGGCGTGGGCGGCATCATTCTCGGTCTGCTGCTGGCTTCCGGCTTTGCCCGCACCGTCATTTTCTGCGCCATCGGCATGGGCATCATTCAGGCGCTGGAACTGGACACCAAGTCCCGCATGTCCTCGCTCATCATGCTGGGCTGCTTCTTCGCCTCCTCCGCCCCCACCATGCAGTTTCTGCACACGTCGGAATCCTTCATCTGGGCGTTCCAGATTCTGCTCAAGGCCATCGGCGAACATGTGGACTTCTGGGAATACCTCTCCCACATGGGCCTCAACAACCTGCTGTACATCGTGCTGTGCTTCGTGGCCCTGTACCTCACCCGCGGCTCCACCAGAATGCCTGATGAAACCACCCTCAAACAGGTGCTCAAAAAGCGCATGGAAGAACTCGGACCCATGAGCACCGCGGAAAAGCGCCTTCTCGTTCTGGCGCTCATCAGCGTGCTCGGCTTCATGCTCGAACCCTTCACCGGGCTCAACGCCGTCTGGATTCTCTGCCTCGCCGCCCTGCTCTGCTACATGCCCGGCATGGGCATTCTGAATGTGAACACCTTCAACAATCTGAACATCATGTTCCTGGTCTTCGTGGCGGGCTGCATGGCCATTGGAGCCGTGGCCGGCGTGGTCGACGCCAACAAGTGGGCCGTGGCCTCCATCATGCCCTATCTGCAGGGCCTGCCGCCCACCATCAGCGTGGTGTGCTCCTACGTGGCCGGCACGGTGGCCAACTTCCTGCTCACGCCCTTTGCCGCCACCGTGGCCTTCACGCCCGCCTTCGGCGAACTCGGCGTGCAGATGGGAGTCAACCCGCTGCCTCTGTTCTACGCCTTCCAGCTCGGCCTCGACCAGTACTTCTTCCCCTATGAAGGCGTCATGTTCCTCTACCTGTTCACCACGGGCTGCGTCACCCTCCGGCACATTCTGCCCGCGCTCGGTCTGCGCACCCTGCTTGCCGGCGTGCTGCTCGTCGTGGTCTGGATTCCGTACTGGAACTATATAGGACTCATGTAA
- the fabZ gene encoding 3-hydroxyacyl-ACP dehydratase FabZ gives MSESISLGIKEILSILPHRYPFLLVDRVDELVPGDHIRAYKNLTFNEPFFQGHFPGVPVMPGVLIIEAMAQTGVLLVAHSFPEFKEHPDQIYLFTGIEKARFRSPVRPGDKLVMECTNLTHRMQLWKMDTKAYVDGNIVAEARLTASVLPRESF, from the coding sequence ATGAGCGAGTCCATTTCCCTCGGCATCAAGGAGATCCTGAGCATCCTGCCCCATCGCTATCCCTTCCTTCTGGTGGATCGCGTGGACGAGCTGGTGCCCGGCGATCACATTCGCGCGTATAAGAACCTTACCTTCAACGAACCGTTCTTCCAGGGACATTTCCCCGGCGTTCCGGTTATGCCCGGCGTGCTCATCATCGAGGCCATGGCGCAGACGGGGGTTCTCCTCGTGGCGCACAGCTTCCCTGAGTTCAAGGAGCATCCCGATCAGATTTATCTGTTCACCGGCATCGAGAAGGCGCGTTTTCGTTCGCCCGTCCGCCCCGGCGACAAGCTGGTCATGGAATGCACCAACCTGACGCACAGAATGCAGCTCTGGAAAATGGATACCAAGGCGTATGTGGACGGCAACATCGTTGCCGAAGCCAGACTTACCGCATCCGTTCTTCCCAGGGAGTCGTTCTGA
- a CDS encoding OmpH family outer membrane protein has translation MLRRTVIALVVAFFCSAVVLPSQAEAAGKIGVANPLRLSAQSDPGKEAEKQLTSMFGKERQQLEKQNEDLSKQAEDLRKQAAALSEKARNERAQKIQKLAQELETKGTAYTQRLSRVQQAINSQMNEVMRTACENYAKKNGYDMIVDASVVMFYVQANDVTSGLIEEVNKVWKSKGGKFNLSSVK, from the coding sequence ATGCTTCGTCGCACTGTTATTGCGCTGGTTGTGGCCTTTTTCTGCTCCGCCGTTGTGCTGCCTTCCCAGGCTGAAGCCGCCGGCAAGATAGGCGTGGCCAATCCTTTGCGCCTTTCCGCTCAGAGCGATCCCGGCAAGGAAGCTGAAAAGCAGCTGACCTCCATGTTTGGCAAGGAACGTCAGCAGCTTGAAAAGCAGAATGAAGACCTCAGCAAGCAGGCCGAAGATCTGCGCAAGCAGGCCGCCGCGCTTTCTGAAAAGGCCCGCAACGAACGCGCCCAGAAGATTCAGAAGCTGGCCCAGGAACTGGAAACCAAAGGCACCGCCTACACCCAGCGCCTTTCCCGCGTGCAGCAGGCCATCAATTCCCAGATGAATGAAGTGATGCGCACCGCCTGCGAAAACTACGCCAAGAAGAACGGCTACGACATGATCGTGGACGCTTCCGTGGTCATGTTCTACGTTCAGGCCAACGACGTGACGAGCGGCCTGATCGAGGAAGTCAACAAGGTCTGGAAGTCCAAGGGCGGCAAGTTCAATCTCAGCTCCGTGAAGTAA
- the rpsI gene encoding 30S ribosomal protein S9 — protein sequence MSSTFDYGTGRRKTAIARTRLYPGSGQIEINGRPMDQYFPRKTLQMIVRQPLALTKLAEQYDIKVNVCGGGISGQAEAVRLGISRALLQADPALRGTLKHAGLLTRDARKKERKKYGLAAARARYQYSKR from the coding sequence ATGTCCAGCACTTTTGATTACGGCACCGGCCGCCGCAAGACCGCTATTGCCCGTACCCGTCTTTATCCCGGTTCCGGCCAGATTGAAATCAACGGCCGTCCCATGGATCAGTATTTCCCCCGCAAGACCCTGCAGATGATCGTCCGTCAGCCTCTTGCCCTCACCAAGCTCGCCGAACAGTACGACATCAAGGTCAACGTGTGCGGCGGCGGCATTTCCGGTCAGGCCGAAGCCGTGCGCCTCGGCATTTCCCGTGCTCTGCTCCAGGCCGATCCCGCCCTGCGCGGCACCCTGAAGCATGCCGGCCTGCTGACCCGCGATGCCCGTAAGAAGGAACGTAAGAAGTACGGTCTTGCTGCTGCCCGCGCCCGTTACCAGTACTCCAAGCGTTAA